One Gammaproteobacteria bacterium genomic region harbors:
- a CDS encoding hypothetical protein (Evidence 5 : Unknown function): MLSHSRGRGKELLKASKNILTLALLAEGCNDRLESGEDASTIHSAKSTANLRFNLGREEVPFSLVITNLRVG, from the coding sequence TTGCTCAGTCACAGCCGGGGTAGAGGAAAAGAGCTTCTGAAGGCAAGCAAAAATATTCTCACTCTCGCCCTGCTTGCGGAAGGTTGTAATGACCGCCTGGAATCTGGTGAAGACGCGAGTACCATTCACAGTGCGAAATCCACCGCTAACCTTAGATTTAACCTTGGCAGGGAGGAGGTCCCGTTCAGCTTGGTTATTACTAACCTGCGCGTTGGTTAG
- a CDS encoding hypothetical protein (Evidence 5 : Unknown function) — translation MLVVPTDQELAVGENYRCSASGKWCDAIFTCGPKGWGGWPLRLFSRLPSAVIFGNLNLFCQLLSQK, via the coding sequence ATGCTGGTGGTCCCTACAGACCAGGAACTTGCCGTCGGCGAAAACTATCGCTGTAGCGCATCGGGCAAGTGGTGCGACGCCATTTTCACTTGTGGTCCCAAAGGTTGGGGTGGTTGGCCGTTACGGCTGTTCAGCCGTTTGCCCAGTGCGGTAATCTTCGGCAATCTGAATCTGTTTTGCCAGTTACTCTCGCAAAAATAG
- a CDS encoding hypothetical protein (Evidence 5 : Unknown function), producing the protein MNGTPASKFLYGLRELFLEVARKLFMHQRLWQVDIIRNLPLSPRGERGEKRAR; encoded by the coding sequence GTGAACGGGACACCGGCTTCCAAGTTTCTGTACGGGTTGAGGGAATTATTCCTAGAGGTAGCGCGTAAATTATTCATGCACCAACGCCTATGGCAAGTAGACATTATCCGAAACCTCCCCCTCTCCCCCCGGGGGGAGAGGGGAGAAAAGCGCGCTAGGTAG
- a CDS encoding hypothetical protein (Evidence 5 : Unknown function), with protein MILSAQLANEFQIKIVTTGVRGLGLAKKSLSDLILLDVMMPEMNGFETCRRFKVESSLQRNPDNFHHCHDELDAESTGLSLGAAEYINKPINTGIAKHRIRNLFEREILRKNVETYNKHLKELIQIYTSAISVIHDAIIYNKPRRIYFVLE; from the coding sequence ATGATCCTAAGTGCACAGCTAGCAAATGAATTCCAAATAAAGATCGTCACTACTGGCGTGAGGGGTTTGGGATTAGCAAAGAAATCCCTATCCGATCTTATCCTTCTTGATGTGATGATGCCGGAAATGAATGGTTTTGAGACCTGCCGACGATTCAAGGTGGAATCCTCACTTCAAAGAAATCCCGATAATTTTCATCACTGCCATGATGAACTTGATGCAGAAAGTACTGGTTTATCTCTTGGCGCAGCAGAATATATCAACAAACCAATCAACACTGGAATCGCTAAACATCGTATTCGTAATCTATTCGAAAGGGAAATTTTGCGTAAAAATGTTGAAACTTATAACAAGCACTTGAAGGAACTCATACAAATATATACGTCAGCCATTTCCGTAATACATGATGCGATCATTTATAATAAACCAAGACGAATATATTTCGTTCTGGAATAA
- a CDS encoding conserved hypothetical protein (Evidence 4 : Unknown function but conserved in other organisms), whose translation MVMSYRNRFGHWLTLFGLFMGMAVWSNVQAMVEAQVDRNPVGMDESFTLTLEVEGSADDEPNLTELATDFDIRGRSQSTSLQIINGRSSRKVQWHFTLIPKRAGQLRIPAISVGSEQSRPIDLTVTADRPALATQQGGDLFIEVSVEPRTVYVQQQVVYTVRLFRTVELGPGSSLSDPKANDGDLVVERLGDGSEYQTSRDGRRYAVVERRYALYPQKSGPLTISPVLFDGSVIERSRSNRNNFFMLDPFDQNARPRRVHSPSLDLTVKSVPLDATKGQWLPARNLQLAQHWSLEPPKFVVGEPVTRTLALITDGLTAAQLPVINGAGPDGVKQYPDQPTLTDNRDSNGVTGTRQEKVALIPTQPGRFTLPPIEIPWWNTATDRPEVARLPASTIEVVLGVQQVAPSPVVPAPAAIPTPTPLPATESHPADPILAASISATPVPTVGIWQWLAFALALGWAVTALAWWRQHHGHPPSPNTSSPLVANRRQAERRLEQSCHTSDRQTAKTALLAWGQFQWPQHPPTSLTALAARVNVPLGLAIGELDRALYARATEDWNGESLWRAFKGRAAKGAAEVPVEEKAGEEALVALRVFGVTP comes from the coding sequence ATGGTAATGTCGTACAGAAATCGATTCGGCCACTGGCTTACACTGTTTGGATTATTTATGGGGATGGCGGTTTGGAGTAATGTCCAGGCCATGGTAGAGGCGCAAGTGGATCGCAATCCGGTGGGGATGGATGAAAGTTTTACCCTGACTCTGGAGGTAGAGGGCAGCGCAGACGACGAGCCCAATCTTACGGAACTTGCCACTGATTTTGATATTCGTGGACGTAGCCAAAGTACCTCGCTGCAGATTATCAACGGTCGTTCCAGTCGTAAGGTTCAGTGGCATTTTACCCTGATTCCCAAACGCGCTGGTCAATTACGTATTCCTGCTATTAGCGTTGGCAGTGAGCAGAGTCGCCCCATTGATCTTACGGTCACTGCCGATCGACCGGCGCTGGCTACCCAGCAGGGCGGCGACCTATTTATCGAGGTGAGCGTTGAACCGCGCACTGTCTATGTCCAACAACAGGTGGTTTATACCGTGCGTCTATTTCGTACCGTGGAGCTTGGTCCCGGTAGCAGCCTGTCCGACCCGAAGGCTAACGACGGTGATCTGGTGGTGGAACGACTCGGTGACGGCAGTGAGTACCAGACTAGCCGCGATGGTCGACGCTACGCAGTGGTCGAACGACGTTACGCGCTCTATCCGCAGAAGAGTGGCCCACTGACTATTAGCCCAGTGCTATTCGATGGCAGTGTGATCGAACGTAGCCGGAGCAATAGGAACAACTTCTTCATGTTGGATCCGTTCGATCAAAATGCTCGTCCGCGACGAGTGCATTCCCCCTCGTTGGATCTGACCGTGAAATCGGTTCCACTTGATGCGACCAAGGGGCAGTGGCTACCGGCTCGCAACCTGCAATTGGCGCAGCATTGGTCGCTGGAACCGCCCAAATTTGTGGTCGGTGAACCGGTAACCCGTACCCTCGCCCTCATTACCGACGGTCTTACCGCCGCACAACTGCCGGTTATAAACGGTGCTGGCCCGGATGGGGTCAAACAGTACCCAGACCAGCCAACTCTTACCGACAATCGCGATAGTAACGGTGTTACCGGTACTCGTCAGGAAAAGGTTGCCCTCATCCCGACCCAACCCGGTCGTTTTACTCTGCCACCCATCGAGATCCCTTGGTGGAACACTGCTACCGACCGTCCCGAGGTTGCCCGCCTACCGGCCAGTACCATCGAAGTTGTGCTGGGGGTGCAGCAGGTAGCACCATCACCGGTGGTGCCTGCTCCAGCGGCAATACCCACGCCAACTCCGCTACCCGCTACGGAATCCCATCCTGCTGATCCCATCCTCGCAGCCTCGATTTCTGCCACGCCTGTCCCGACTGTTGGTATCTGGCAGTGGTTGGCCTTTGCGTTAGCGCTTGGCTGGGCAGTCACTGCCCTTGCTTGGTGGCGTCAACACCACGGTCACCCGCCCAGCCCGAATACATCCTCGCCACTGGTGGCAAATCGTCGCCAGGCCGAACGACGCCTAGAGCAGAGTTGTCACACCAGTGACCGCCAAACGGCCAAGACTGCTTTGCTCGCCTGGGGACAGTTCCAATGGCCGCAGCATCCGCCCACCAGTCTTACCGCACTGGCGGCGCGGGTTAACGTTCCTCTGGGATTAGCCATCGGCGAATTAGATCGGGCGCTCTACGCACGCGCTACCGAGGATTGGAATGGCGAGAGTTTGTGGCGGGCATTTAAGGGTCGAGCTGCAAAAGGGGCAGCAGAAGTACCGGTCGAAGAAAAAGCTGGTGAGGAAGCGTTGGTAGCGTTACGAGTCTTTGGGGTTACCCCTTAA
- a CDS encoding Histidine kinase, with the protein MKALFYRHLQLAFALFVATLLIALGMRATLSWRNQQRIDMIQRSVEYTHILQHAGLDMRHLQVADFTGTTPLQAEWLTSLGGVVSPLTRPGILLVSENAARLQQVEALLNGGSVPARERLAAALELLRQTSYAEVDAVSKMLDTTSRDAAAESFVSLVALIVLPMLLVIALWLLLRRIFNPIDNLTELLLRLADGEPRPIPTQRVDPLLLPLFNNYNTMIARLGKLEEDRRLYAESLQAEVRAATQALLEQHQSLARAERLAAVGEVAANIAHELHNPLAGIQMALVNLRHDLDGAVVVERIDLIVAEMNRISRLLRGLLDQVRSAPEALRRVNLALLVHELIELACYQAPTQVKIHSTIADDVHCLLPDSQLRQALLNLVLNAIHAFDTRPGNISIAADKVSDILRLSVSDDGPGFPKEFLDERIQVFKTGRSSGTGLGLAMVRRFARDLGGKLELSNRKPYGACVTLILPCGAHCD; encoded by the coding sequence ATGAAGGCGCTCTTTTATCGGCACCTGCAGCTTGCCTTTGCACTATTCGTAGCCACGTTGCTCATTGCCTTAGGGATGCGAGCAACTCTCAGTTGGCGCAACCAACAACGTATTGACATGATCCAGCGTAGCGTGGAGTACACCCACATTTTGCAGCACGCTGGTCTCGATATGAGACACCTACAGGTGGCGGACTTCACCGGCACGACACCGTTGCAGGCTGAATGGCTGACGAGCCTCGGTGGGGTAGTGTCGCCACTGACTAGGCCAGGCATTCTGTTGGTCTCAGAGAATGCGGCCCGGTTGCAGCAAGTCGAGGCATTGCTTAACGGAGGAAGTGTGCCGGCGCGGGAACGTCTGGCCGCAGCGTTGGAACTCCTACGACAAACTTCGTATGCGGAAGTCGATGCCGTGTCAAAGATGCTTGACACAACAAGTCGTGATGCAGCGGCAGAATCTTTTGTGTCGCTCGTGGCCTTGATCGTATTGCCAATGCTGTTGGTGATCGCGTTGTGGTTGTTGCTACGGCGGATTTTCAATCCCATCGACAATCTTACGGAACTCCTTCTGCGACTGGCGGATGGAGAGCCACGCCCAATACCTACCCAACGTGTGGATCCGTTGCTGCTGCCGCTATTTAACAATTACAACACGATGATTGCCCGTCTGGGAAAGCTGGAAGAGGATCGTCGGCTCTATGCCGAATCGTTGCAGGCTGAAGTTCGTGCGGCGACACAAGCTCTGCTGGAGCAGCATCAAAGCCTGGCACGAGCCGAACGGCTTGCCGCTGTTGGAGAAGTCGCTGCCAATATTGCCCACGAATTGCACAATCCACTAGCAGGCATACAAATGGCCCTTGTCAATTTACGGCACGACCTGGACGGTGCCGTCGTGGTGGAGCGAATCGATCTAATCGTTGCAGAAATGAACCGAATCAGCCGACTGTTGAGGGGCTTACTGGACCAGGTGCGGTCAGCACCGGAAGCTCTACGCAGGGTGAACCTTGCTTTGCTCGTGCACGAACTGATTGAACTGGCGTGTTATCAGGCACCAACCCAGGTGAAAATCCACTCGACTATCGCGGACGATGTCCATTGCCTACTGCCAGACAGCCAGTTGCGACAGGCACTACTAAATTTGGTGCTGAACGCCATTCATGCGTTTGATACGCGACCAGGGAACATTTCCATTGCGGCCGACAAAGTATCGGACATATTGAGGCTGTCGGTGTCCGACGATGGCCCCGGATTTCCCAAGGAGTTTCTTGACGAGCGTATCCAGGTGTTCAAGACTGGACGTAGCTCCGGTACGGGTCTAGGACTGGCCATGGTGCGCCGATTTGCCCGGGACCTGGGAGGCAAGTTAGAGCTTTCCAACCGCAAGCCCTACGGTGCCTGCGTTACCCTTATACTGCCGTGTGGTGCTCATTGTGACTAA
- the kdpE gene encoding DNA-binding transcriptional activator KdpE, giving the protein MSVPIIIVIEDEPKIRRFIKMTLEMEGYQVHEANSMQRGLIETGTRQPELIVLDLGLPDGDGVDFIRDVRTWSSIPIIVLSARTTEIDKVEALDAGADDYLTKPFGSAELQARVRAQLRRNSHIDGITVIEFGKIRVDLGRRIVEHTGEPLHLTPTEYRLLSYLISHPDSVLTHSQLLKNVWGPSHANDSHYVRVYMRSLRKKIEEDPSQPKYLITETGVGYRFVLGTA; this is encoded by the coding sequence ATGAGTGTACCCATAATTATCGTGATCGAGGATGAACCAAAGATCCGGCGTTTTATAAAAATGACGCTGGAAATGGAAGGTTACCAAGTCCATGAGGCCAATTCCATGCAGCGTGGCCTTATCGAGACTGGTACGCGCCAACCAGAACTGATAGTGCTTGATCTCGGTCTGCCCGATGGTGATGGTGTGGATTTCATCCGTGATGTGCGAACCTGGTCAAGCATTCCGATTATTGTGCTGTCGGCGCGAACGACTGAAATTGATAAGGTGGAGGCTCTGGATGCAGGTGCTGATGATTATCTAACAAAACCATTTGGTTCAGCAGAATTGCAGGCTCGCGTTCGTGCGCAGTTGCGGCGTAACTCTCACATTGACGGTATTACAGTCATTGAATTCGGTAAGATACGTGTCGATCTTGGGAGAAGGATCGTTGAACATACGGGAGAACCCCTTCATCTAACGCCCACCGAATATCGTTTACTGAGCTATCTGATCAGTCATCCAGATAGTGTTTTAACTCATAGCCAGCTACTCAAAAATGTGTGGGGACCGTCCCATGCAAACGATAGCCATTATGTTCGCGTCTACATGCGATCATTGCGTAAGAAAATAGAGGAAGATCCTTCCCAACCCAAATACCTCATTACGGAAACAGGAGTAGGCTATCGATTTGTTCTCGGGACAGCCTAA
- a CDS encoding transposase, producing the protein MKNSDGRSLDHSTLEYIRLQAVKAVRKGMSPREVGEIFGMHRSKVYEWVKKAKEMGLATLNAKPVPGRKSFINEQQEGILVFWLCAFTPLDFEFSTVLWTTEMIKTLIERKFSIYMSRSAVGRFLRRINLTPQRPVYRAIERDQFSVDNWINKEFPRIKELASNEGAIIYFLDEAGARTDYHAGTTWGLEGLTPIIPSTGGRYRINMIAAITSEGKMHFQIGPSSLNGGAFVEYLKILAQENSCPIYIVTDGYSAHHAKVVKEYLETTNGKVKIFFLPTYSPHLNPVELVWSNIKTQGIARHLIRNVEELKNKATQLLEDLKKSPEKVRELFKEESVQYAI; encoded by the coding sequence ATGAAAAATTCTGATGGACGTTCTCTCGATCACTCTACCCTTGAGTATATAAGGCTTCAAGCAGTAAAAGCTGTACGTAAAGGAATGTCTCCTAGGGAGGTGGGCGAGATTTTCGGTATGCACCGATCGAAGGTGTACGAATGGGTGAAGAAGGCAAAAGAGATGGGTCTAGCTACGTTAAATGCGAAACCTGTCCCTGGAAGAAAATCCTTCATCAATGAACAGCAAGAAGGAATACTCGTATTCTGGCTGTGCGCATTTACCCCATTGGATTTTGAATTCTCGACAGTCTTATGGACAACTGAAATGATAAAGACATTAATAGAGAGGAAATTTTCTATTTACATGAGTCGTTCCGCGGTGGGCCGTTTTTTGCGCCGCATTAATTTAACTCCACAACGGCCAGTATATCGTGCGATAGAGAGGGACCAATTTTCAGTAGATAATTGGATTAACAAAGAGTTTCCTAGAATCAAAGAGTTGGCAAGTAATGAGGGTGCTATAATCTATTTTCTTGATGAGGCTGGGGCGCGCACCGATTATCACGCGGGTACAACTTGGGGGCTAGAAGGTTTAACTCCCATAATTCCCTCCACTGGTGGACGTTATCGCATAAATATGATCGCTGCGATAACTTCTGAAGGAAAGATGCATTTCCAAATAGGTCCCTCATCGCTCAATGGTGGTGCGTTTGTTGAATATCTAAAAATTTTGGCTCAAGAGAATTCATGCCCCATCTATATTGTAACAGACGGGTATTCTGCCCATCATGCAAAAGTAGTTAAGGAATATCTGGAGACGACAAATGGAAAGGTTAAAATATTCTTTCTTCCCACCTATTCTCCACACCTTAATCCTGTCGAGCTAGTATGGAGCAATATTAAGACACAAGGAATTGCGCGTCACCTTATTCGTAATGTGGAGGAGTTAAAAAATAAAGCTACTCAACTTTTAGAGGATTTAAAAAAATCGCCAGAGAAAGTCAGAGAACTTTTTAAAGAAGAATCCGTCCAATATGCTATTTAG
- a CDS encoding hypothetical protein (Evidence 5 : Unknown function): MDKRLLVAVNDSLISNAALLKAIELARENNFELRLAHVVDNTIIPWEEQGVTRRQHVLNTLARTGERILQDAQETTRRTGCQASSVQLVRDRWSESIGELIAAEAKNWGADLIVIGSERYHPIRRILFSSVDSDLMRATPIPVLPVITVSGSKPLHSKRHLNKDFAQSRTGLITKGGISVGLRFFERKHTSGMQT; the protein is encoded by the coding sequence ATGGATAAACGCCTTCTGGTAGCAGTAAACGACAGCCTGATATCGAATGCGGCACTGCTAAAAGCTATTGAACTGGCTCGTGAAAATAATTTCGAACTACGCCTGGCGCATGTTGTCGATAACACCATCATACCTTGGGAGGAACAAGGAGTGACCCGACGCCAGCATGTGCTCAATACCCTTGCTCGTACCGGTGAGAGAATACTGCAGGATGCACAGGAAACAACTCGTCGGACAGGATGCCAGGCAAGCAGCGTTCAATTGGTTCGAGACCGTTGGTCCGAATCCATCGGCGAACTGATCGCGGCTGAAGCCAAAAACTGGGGTGCCGATCTAATCGTCATAGGGAGCGAGAGATACCATCCGATTCGCCGCATACTTTTCAGCTCTGTCGATTCTGACCTCATGCGTGCTACGCCAATACCCGTGCTCCCAGTCATCACCGTCAGCGGGTCAAAGCCACTGCATTCAAAAAGACATTTGAACAAGGATTTCGCACAAAGTCGAACTGGCCTGATAACCAAGGGCGGAATTAGTGTCGGCTTGCGATTTTTCGAAAGAAAACATACCTCGGGCATGCAAACGTGA
- a CDS encoding conserved membrane hypothetical protein (Evidence 4 : Unknown function but conserved in other organisms): protein MTEILRYLTDILSLLTSAIVLAGYHLYLAWQIRRNPSYSVRTLHAIARSAWVESVMKNGRDILAVQTLRNSTMAASFLASTAILLIVGVLSLSGQGDKLGTTWHALGSFSDTDPSLWLVKLLLLIVDLSFAFFSFSLAIRHFHHAGYLLNIPNHPVITPAYVSAYINQAGRYYSMGMRAYYFLLPLVFWLFGPILMVIAVLTLVFILYHLDRADVIDLDMHGTFEKPGTPYR from the coding sequence GTGACAGAAATATTACGCTACCTTACGGACATACTGTCTCTGCTAACCAGCGCTATTGTACTTGCCGGATATCATCTTTATTTGGCGTGGCAGATACGTCGAAACCCGTCATACTCAGTACGAACTTTACATGCGATCGCGCGTTCGGCATGGGTCGAAAGTGTCATGAAAAACGGGCGCGACATCCTGGCCGTGCAGACACTGCGCAACTCCACCATGGCCGCCAGCTTTCTGGCGTCCACGGCCATTCTGCTGATTGTGGGCGTTCTGAGCCTGAGCGGTCAAGGAGATAAGCTTGGAACTACCTGGCATGCATTGGGCAGTTTCAGCGATACAGATCCATCCTTGTGGCTGGTAAAACTGTTATTGCTAATCGTAGATCTATCCTTTGCCTTCTTCAGTTTCTCCCTGGCGATACGACATTTTCACCACGCTGGATATCTGCTCAACATCCCGAATCACCCGGTCATTACGCCTGCCTACGTCTCGGCCTACATAAATCAGGCCGGTAGATATTACAGTATGGGTATGCGGGCTTACTATTTTTTGTTGCCTCTGGTATTTTGGCTGTTCGGACCGATTCTCATGGTTATCGCAGTCCTAACCCTGGTTTTTATTCTTTACCATCTTGATCGCGCTGATGTTATAGATCTAGATATGCACGGCACCTTTGAAAAACCGGGAACCCCCTATCGTTAG
- a CDS encoding Sigma-54-dependent Fis family transcriptional regulator: protein MPALPLYCRVVLIVTNAILLIIEDEPLFGDELVRHFRRNGWDVRLVRSIAEARDALVTQCKEPLVVLSDMSLPDGNALDLLEEARNRSPIGEWVFLTGYGGIADSVRALRLGAYDFLEKPCDPARLDLVVTGAARSAHIQLRLQDQVAEQNRIFSPEAFLGRSSITVALRDMLARLAQVPFSALLLSGETGTGKGMAARILHHNGRYSQGPMVEVNCAALPRELIESELFGAEPGAFTGARSRRRGLVEQAHGGTLFLDEIGELNLDMQAKLLKVIEDRRFRRLGGTEEVTVDVRIITATNRNLAEWVKKDNFRGDLFHRISVFRLEMPPLRERLDDLQDLVPLFVTEFNAKAGKRVKIISDAVWARMLAYPWPGNVRELRNVVERCVLLSEDKIFPAQWLQLQTSGITSPLAKTEDPNCLWLPLDGSVSLDDMESYIIRNALQRTNCNVAATARLLGVTRQTLRYRIQKYNLKCEDCP, encoded by the coding sequence GTGCCTGCGTTACCCTTATACTGCCGTGTGGTGCTCATTGTGACTAACGCAATTCTTCTGATTATTGAAGATGAGCCTTTGTTCGGTGACGAACTCGTCCGCCATTTCCGTCGCAATGGCTGGGATGTCCGGCTTGTGCGTAGCATCGCAGAGGCGCGCGACGCTTTGGTTACCCAGTGTAAGGAACCACTAGTAGTACTCTCCGATATGAGTCTGCCGGACGGTAACGCCCTAGATTTGCTGGAAGAGGCAAGGAATCGGTCACCAATCGGAGAATGGGTTTTTCTCACTGGTTACGGCGGGATAGCCGATTCGGTTCGGGCACTACGGTTGGGTGCGTATGATTTTCTGGAAAAGCCGTGCGATCCGGCACGCCTCGATTTGGTGGTTACTGGCGCGGCACGCAGTGCGCACATTCAGTTGCGGCTTCAGGACCAAGTGGCCGAGCAGAACCGGATCTTCTCTCCAGAGGCTTTTCTTGGACGTAGCAGCATTACCGTGGCTTTGCGCGACATGCTAGCTAGGCTGGCACAGGTTCCCTTCAGTGCGCTGTTGTTGAGCGGCGAAACCGGCACTGGTAAGGGCATGGCCGCACGCATCCTTCACCATAACGGAAGGTATAGTCAGGGTCCCATGGTGGAGGTCAATTGCGCGGCGCTACCGCGAGAGTTGATCGAATCTGAACTGTTCGGGGCAGAACCGGGAGCATTCACTGGCGCCCGCAGCCGTCGTCGCGGTTTGGTGGAACAGGCACACGGTGGTACGTTGTTTCTCGATGAAATCGGCGAATTGAATCTCGATATGCAGGCGAAGCTGCTAAAGGTGATCGAGGATCGCCGCTTTCGCCGTCTGGGAGGAACTGAGGAAGTAACCGTCGATGTTCGCATCATTACAGCAACCAACCGTAATCTGGCTGAATGGGTGAAGAAAGACAACTTTCGCGGAGACCTGTTTCATCGCATTAGCGTCTTCCGTCTGGAAATGCCACCTCTACGCGAGCGTCTCGATGATCTGCAGGATTTGGTGCCGTTGTTCGTGACCGAATTCAACGCTAAGGCGGGCAAGCGTGTCAAGATCATTTCTGATGCCGTATGGGCAAGGATGTTGGCTTATCCTTGGCCTGGCAACGTGCGTGAACTTCGCAATGTCGTCGAGCGTTGCGTATTACTTTCTGAGGACAAAATATTTCCAGCACAATGGCTACAACTCCAGACAAGTGGTATCACCTCACCCCTCGCCAAGACCGAGGATCCGAATTGCCTTTGGCTGCCGTTGGACGGCAGTGTGTCTCTCGATGATATGGAAAGCTATATCATCCGCAATGCACTGCAGCGTACGAACTGCAACGTGGCCGCAACCGCGCGCTTACTGGGCGTTACGCGTCAGACATTGCGTTACCGTATCCAAAAATACAACCTGAAATGCGAAGATTGTCCCTGA
- a CDS encoding ABC-2 type transport system ATP-binding protein, with protein sequence MIKVEHLTRSYGDFKAVDGVSFEMQRGEVVGLLGHNGAGKTTIMKVLTGFLEPSGGRITLEGRDLAGQRRAAQRLIGYLPENCPLYPEMTVIDFLEYQAGMHGILESQRLTAIRHAITRTELESKAADPIGTLSRGYRQRVGVAQAILHEPNILILDEPTNGLDPTQIQHMRSLIRELAKNAIVLLSTHILHEVEAMCDRVLIIRNGKLALDARLSDLDSAQHLVVGVDAGPERAEALLKEVAGVRTIRYLPGSSDGRHQYALEMADPVTTAPLVAQAVLKGGLKLYRLQPERRDLETIFGEINNPLSATPFSNASIKEVGHV encoded by the coding sequence ATGATTAAAGTAGAACATTTGACGCGCAGCTATGGCGACTTCAAGGCCGTGGATGGGGTCTCGTTTGAGATGCAGCGCGGCGAAGTCGTGGGGTTGCTGGGCCATAATGGAGCCGGGAAGACCACCATCATGAAGGTGCTCACCGGTTTTCTGGAGCCTTCCGGTGGACGCATCACCCTAGAGGGGCGCGACCTGGCCGGACAGCGTCGCGCCGCACAACGTCTCATCGGCTATCTGCCCGAGAATTGTCCACTGTATCCCGAGATGACGGTGATCGACTTTCTAGAATACCAAGCCGGGATGCACGGTATCCTGGAAAGTCAACGACTTACGGCGATACGCCACGCTATTACCCGTACCGAGCTGGAGTCCAAGGCCGCTGACCCAATTGGGACCCTCTCACGCGGCTACCGGCAACGGGTCGGGGTCGCCCAGGCCATCTTGCATGAACCCAATATCCTCATCCTCGACGAACCCACCAATGGGTTGGACCCCACGCAGATCCAACACATGCGCTCGCTGATTCGCGAACTCGCCAAAAACGCCATCGTGCTGCTCTCTACACACATTCTTCACGAGGTTGAGGCGATGTGCGACCGCGTCTTGATCATCCGTAACGGTAAGCTGGCCCTAGATGCACGTCTGAGCGACCTCGATAGCGCCCAGCACCTGGTGGTGGGGGTAGATGCCGGACCAGAAAGGGCTGAGGCCCTGCTCAAAGAGGTCGCAGGGGTCCGTACCATCCGCTACCTACCCGGTAGCAGCGACGGTCGGCACCAATATGCCCTAGAGATGGCCGATCCCGTGACCACCGCCCCCCTCGTGGCCCAGGCAGTGTTGAAAGGCGGGCTAAAACTCTATCGCTTGCAACCAGAACGACGTGATCTAGAGACCATCTTCGGCGAGATTAATAATCCGCTCTCCGCCACTCCGTTCAGCAACGCTTCCATAAAAGAGGTGGGACATGTCTGA